Sequence from the Paenibacillus riograndensis SBR5 genome:
AAAATCACCGCCGTCATCAATGATCAGGTCCGGTTTACTTTCCAGAGCCTTGATATTCAGCGCCTTGAACTCTTCCGGTGACGGATTGTATTTGGCGAACACCGTAATCCCGTCTTCAACCAGCGCTGCACATACATCATCCTGAGTAGACAATGGATTGGAGCCGGTAATCGTAACCTCAGCCCCGCCTGCCTGAACAACCTTGGCGAGATAAGCTGTTTTCGCTTCCAGGTGAAGGGTGATCGATACTTTCAGGCCTTTGAACGGCTGCTCCGCTTCGAACTGCTCACGGATGCGGTTCAGCACCGGCATATGCTGGCGAACCCAGTCGATTTTGAGATGCCCTTCCGGGGCCAGCGACATATCCGCTACAATACTGTTTTCCTTCGACAATGAACTCATGATAATACCTCCTGAAAGTTATACTTTTTTTACATATAAATGATGCGGTGGGTTCCGCTGTAATCCGCAGGGATCTTCATCAGCTCATCCAGCCACGCAGGGCCGTAACGGTTCAGATAAAACATTACATTGTACACTCTTTCCTGCAGCTTGCCCAGCGGCATCAGCGACAGCTCAATCCGCTCCCACTGGCGGAGCGCAGCTTCATTCTGCTTCTCCATCGCATCCTGGGCCTTGGCTTGAAGAAATGTAATCTGATCCAGAATCTTGTCTTTGTTGTTTGCACCCAATTTAAGCAGTCCCGCCTGAATGGAGCCCAGCTGTTCAATCAGCGGTTCATACATGGCTAAGAAAGCAGCCTTTGTGTCTTCAAAACGCCGTTCAAGCCCCAGCTCATCCTGAGCAGCGAGCCATTCTTTTCTTTTGCTGTCCAGGCCCAGAAGAACATCGCCAAAAACAAGCTGATATTTGTCCATATGCTTATGCAGTGTGCCTTCCACGACAGTGAACGACATACGCGGTAAAATCAGCGGCATCTGCTCCCCGGCCACTTTGAACGCCAGCCGTGGAATAGCCCAATAGGCGAGCTCACCTTGCCCAAGCACCGTTGCCAGTACCGGCAGCACATAATCCTGCATGAGCGGTCTGGTCAGCACATTGTTGCTGAACTGTTCAGGACGGGCTTCCAGCTGCTCCAGCAGTTCCTCCCGGGAGAAGGAAACCGTCCCCTTGCGGTCGGTGAACCGCCCCTCCTCTTTATGCAGCAGCAGGCGCGTTCCTTCATGGATATAAAACAGATTGGCGCTGCCGGCAGCAACCGCAGCCTGAAGCTCATAGCCACTGTCTGTAATCTCACCTGCCGCAGCTTGATAGGCCGCCTCCAGCTCATCGTTGTGTTTGATCAACGTCTGGAACATAGGGGCTTCCAGCCTGCGCAGCCCGGGATCTGCCGAATCCAGCAGAATAAGGCCGAATCTGCCGAACAGTGAACCCATCAGTTTGGCAAAAGCTTCACTCAAGCTGCCTGCAGCAGCTGAAGATTCGCGGATAACTTCCATAACTTGCGGTTTGAATTCACTGTCCTGCAGCAAGCCATCCAACTGCTCAATGATTTGCTGCCAGCTCTCTTCCTCCACCTTAATATTGCTGACGGAAGACCGGAGGTCCCCGGCTTTGTCCAGCTTAAGCTTGGTAACCTCTCCTGTGCGGTTCAGGATAAAGGTATGGTTGACCTCATCCCAGTCATGATCCTCGCCGGCAATCCAAAACAGGGGAACAACAGGCCGTCCGAGCTGCGCGGCCGCTTCTTTTGCCGCTTGGATGGTAGTGATGGCCTTGTATATGACAAAAAGCGGACCCGTGAACAAACCGCTCTGCTGGCCGGCGGTAATAACCAGCGTACCCTGCTGCTCCAAAAGCGCTAGAGAATCCATCACTGCCGGATGGGGGTTCCACTTCAAATTATATTGCCGTAAACACTCAGCAATCCCGGCACGGTCAGCCCGCAGCCCTTCAGTGCTGTCCAGCCATGCTGCACGTTCCGCTCTGCTCTCCGCACTGCGGAAGTCCCCACCGTACAAATGTCCTACCTTTTCATAATGATGTATATAGTCGCGGGCGAGTGCTGATCCGCCCGGGAGAGGTTCGGGTATTACATTCATGTGCAATTGCCTCCTGTTCTATGTACTGCTATATGTAATCATGAAGCCCGATAAACTCTTTATGATTGTATCCAAAGTTAGGGGCGGCGTCAAAGAAACCCGCAATGCCTCAATATCCCAAAAGTGTATTCATCCTTATATTCAAATAATAGGCGAGAGCTGAACGCTCCCGCCTTGGATGATGCTTGCGCTAAAATATGATATTACTGCAGACCTGAACGGTCAGCTTATGCGTATTGCTTGGCAACGAAGTGCCCTTTTGAAACTTCGACCAATTGATAGTCGCTGTCATTGGTTTTTTCGCCTGCAGCATAAATCGGAGAACCCAGTTCATCATGCAGATGAATGCGTTTCTTGTTCGCTTCAACCTCCGGATCCGGAACCGGAATCGCCGACAACAGCGACTTCGTATACGGATGAATCGGGTTAGCGTACAATTCTTCGCTCTCGGCCAGCTCGACCATTTTACCGAGGTACATTACGGCCACACGGTCACTGATATGCTTAACCATGGACAGGTCATGAGCAATAAAAAGATAAGTCAGTCCAAGACGGTCCTGCAATTCCTTCAGCAGATTGACCACCTGCGCCTGAATCGATACGTCCAGTGCGGAGATCGGCTCATCGCAGACGATGAATTTGGGATTCACGGCGAGCGAACGGGCAATCCCGATACGCTGGCGTTGTCCACCCGAGAACTCATGCGGATAACGTGTGGCATGGTCATGGTTGAGCCCAACCATATCCAGCAGCTCTTCAATCCGTTTTTTGCGCTCTGCGCGGCTTCCGGCCATTCCGTGAATGTCCAGCGCCTCACCAATGATATCCGAAACCGTAAACCGCGGATTCAGCGATGCATACGGGTCCTGGAAAATCATTTGCATATCGCGGCGCATAGCCTTCATTTTGCCCGCAGACAATTTATAGATATCTGTACCATTATATTTCACGCTTCCGGCAGTAGGTTCGTAAAGACGAAGCACTGTCCGGCCGGCAGTGGTTTTGCCGCAACCGGATTCCCCAACCATCCCGAGGGTTTCGCCTTCGCGAATCGTGAAATTAATATTATCAACAGCCTTAAGAACTTTTCCCTTGCCCACATTAAAATACTTCTTAAGGCCTTCAACTTCAATCAGGTTCTTACTCAAACGAACTGCACCTCCTTGGCCATCGAATGCAGATTCCAGCAGCGCGCCATGTGCGTTTCGCTGAATTCTGTTGCACCGGGATCGATTTGTTCGCAGACATGCATCGCTTCACTGCAGCGTGCTGTGAACGGACAGCCGACCGGCGGTTTGATCAGATCCGGGGGAGTACCGATGATCGGGATCAGCGGCTCGCCCTTCTTTTGGTCCAGACGCGGCATCGACCGCAGCAACCCTTTGGTATACGGATGCTGCGGATTTTTAAAGATTTCCCATCTGGTACCCGTTTCCACCACTTCACCCGCATACATGACGATGACCCGGTCACACATGCCGGCAACAACGCCGAGATCATGTGTAATCAGAATGATGGAGGTCCCCAGTTTTTGCTGCATATCTTGCATAACTTCCATGATCTGCGCCTGAATCGTCACATCAAGCGCTGTTGTCGGCTCATCTGCAATCAGCAGGGCCGGGCGGCAGGCCAGGGCAATGGCGATCATTACACGCTGGCGCATCCCGCCGGAGAATTCGTGGGGATATTGGTTAAAGCGAGCCTCCGCATTTTTGATGCCAACTAGCTTAAGCATCTCAACACCACGCTCTTTCGCTTCGGCCGCTGACATTTTCTGATGTTTGATCAATACTTCGGTTATCTGTTTGCCCACCTTGATCGTTGGGTTCAAAGAAGTCATCGGATCTTGAAAGATCATGCCAATATCTTTGCCGCGAATACTTTCCATTTGCTTCATGCTTTTGTCCAGCAGATTCTGTCCCTGAAAAATAATCTCGCCTTTTTTCACTTTGGAAGGAGGCGAAGGGATCAGCCGCATAATCGATTGTGCGGTCACACTTTTGCCGCTGCCGGATTCCCCGACGATGGCTACTGTTTCACCTTTGCCCACTTCAAAATTCATGCCACGGACAGCTTGTACTTCTCCGCCTTTTACAAAAAAGGAAACATGCAGATCTTTGACTTGCAGAATGGGTTCCATCAATATTCACCTCCTATTTCTTCAGCTTAGGATCCAGTGCATCACGTAGACCGTCACCAAAAATGTTAAAGGAAAGCATGGTCAAGCTTATCAGGATAGCCGGGAACAGGAAGCGCCACGGATAATAAAGCCAGCCAGTCAGTGAATCATTGATCATCGAACCCAGGGAAGCGATTGGAGCCTGTACCCCAAGACCGAGGAAGCTCAGGAACGCTTCAGCAAAAATGGCATTCGGTACGGACAAAGTAATCGTTACGATAATAGGTCCTACAGCATTTGGCAGCAGGTGACGGAACAAGAGTCTTTTGGAGCCGGCACCCATGGAGCGGGAAGCCAGAACAAACTCACGGTTCTTGAGCTGCATTATTTCACCACGGACAATCCAGGACATAGTAATCCAGCCTGTAATGGTCAGCGCCAGAATGATCGTCCCCAAGCTTGGTTCCATAACTACCAGCAGCAGGATAACCACCAGCAAGTAAGGAATAGAATACAAAATTTCCGATATTTTATTCATGACATTATCTACACGGCCGCCAAAGAAGCCCATAATACCGCCATAGATAACGCCGATGAACAAGTCGATAGCCGCTGCCGCCAAACCAACAATCAGTGAGATGCGTGCTCCATACCATGTACGGACAAAGATATCACGGCCCAGATCATCAGTGCCGAACCAATGGTCGGATGAAGGAGGTTTATTGGTGCTGAGCAAATCGTTGGAGTAGTAATTATATTTTGAGAACAACGGACCAATCAGCGAAGCCAAAACGATCAATCCAAGAACAATCAATGCTGTCATAGCCATTTTATTTTGGCGCAGCCGCTGCCAGGAATCCCTCCAAGCGGAAAGACTTTCACGCTGAATAACCTCTGCCTGCTTCTCATCAATACCGATTTTCTGAAAATCTTCCGGTTTCAGGTTCACATCCAGCGAACCTATATTTTTGTCAGATGCCAATCTTTAGCCCTCCTTTCCTCCACTTAGTTTGATCCGCGGATCTATAAGTACATAAGCTATGTCTGTAATAAAACGGGCCACCATGAGCAGAATACCATAGAAAATAGTAATTCCCATTATGACGGTATAATCACGAACACCGATGGCTTCCACAAACTGCTTACCGATACCGCCGATACCAAAAATCTGCTCAATAACTACTGAACCAGTAACGATGTTAGCTGTCATAGGTCCCATGTAAGTTACAATCGGCAAAATCCCGTTACGCAGAACATGACGGCTCAAAATAGTAAACCAGCTTAGGCCTTTCGCCTTAGCCGTCTTGATATAATCTGCGTGCAGCACCTCAAGCATACTCGAGCGGGTCAGACGTGCAATAAAGGCAATCGGCTGTGCCGAGAGCGCTGCTACCGGAAGGAAATAATACATGGGGCCCTTAAACCCTGAAACCGGAAACAAATGAAGCTTATAAGCGAACACATACTGCAGCAAAGACGCGACAACAAAGCTCGGAACCGCAATCCCAAGCACCGCCAGCACCATCGCGGCGCTATCAATAAATTTGCGGTGATAGAGTGCCGCCAGCATGCCGAGAATGACCCCGACAATAACCGACACGATAATTGCGACAACTCCCAGCTTCAAGGACGCTGAAAAGGTCTGTCCGATCAAATGCGTTACATCCTGATTCAGACGTTTCATCGAAACGCCCAGATCTCCTTGGGCAATCTCACCTAAATACTTAAAATACTGATGATAGAGCGGCTTGTCCAAACCATACTGCTCGTATAAACGCGCTTTAATTTCCGGCGGAACTTTTTTCTCGGAAGTAAACGGGTCCCCCGGAATAGCTTTCATCAGAAAAAAAGTCGCTGAGACAAGCACAAACAGCGATACAAGCATATAGAAAAACTTATTGGCAACATAACGAACCATCCCCATCAACACCTCCCCTGGCAATTTTTTGTAGACATACAATTGAATTTTATTCAAAAACCGGCGATTTGTCTATTTTCTAATTTTGTAAACTTGTGAAAACATTAACAAAAAGCCGCAAATACAAAAAAAAGGGATATATATGGAATTCCACATATATATCCCGAAGTGTACAGCTACCTTCAGATGAACTATCTATTTAATTTGGATGCTTAGATTGATTCTTAGTGCTCGAGCAGATAGCCGCGAGTGAAGTCAACAGCACCACTGAAGTCAAGAGTTACACCTTTGAGGTATTCTTTGGTCAGGGAGTTGTTTGTGTAGTAGTAAATCGGCATAATAACCATATCGTCCTGGATCAGCATTTTCTCAGCTGCTGCAAAGTCTTCTTGGCGTTTAGCCAGGTCAGTGCTTGCTTTCGCATCAGCAATCAGCTTGTCATACTCAGGGTTAGCGTAGCCAGCATCATTGTTACCGCCGCCTGTTACAAACATATCCAGGAAGGTCATTGGATCATTGTAATCCGCTGTCCAACCGGCACGGGCGATCTGGTAGTTCTGGTTTTGGCGGTTATCGATAAATACAGCCCACTCTTGGTTCACAGTGTTCACAGTTATGCCAAGACTATTTTTCCACATATCAGCAATTGCCAGAGCAATTTTCTTGTGGTTTTCACTTGTGTTGTAACTTAATTCAACCGGAGGAAGAGCAGTCAGACCTTCTTCTTTCAGACCTTCGGCAAGCAATGTTTTAGCTTGCTCTACATCTTCTGTGAAGTAGCTGTCTTTAATAGTATTACGGTACTCACCGTCAACACCGGCAATACCCGGTGGCACTAAACCAAATGCAGGAAGCTGGCCGCCCAAAGTGATGTTATCGATCAGGGCTTGACGGTTGATTGCCATAGTTAGTGCTTTACGAATCTTAACGTTGCTGAAAGGTTTTTCGGTAGTGTTGAAATAGTAGTAATAAGTCGCTGCGATACCTTTGGAAACAAATTCATTAGGAAGCTCTTTTTTGACTATAGGAAGTTGCTCTGATGGAATTTCACCATTAGGGTTACCGGCACGATCAAGCTCGCCGTTTTTATAGCTCAGCAATTCAGTTGCGCCACTGTTAACAATGGAGAAGTCAATTTTGCTAAGTTTAATGGAAGCTGCGTCCCAATATTTTTCGTTTTTAGTCACTTGAATGGCTTGACCAGTGGTCCATTCAGTCAGTGTGAATGCACCATTGGTGATCATTGTGTCTTTGTTGGTTGCCCACTTCGGATTACCCTCAACGGATTTGTGCACAGGGTAATAAGTATAGAAGGACAGCAATCCGAGGAAGTAAGGTGTTGGTGCTTTCAGTGTAACTTCAAGAGTTTTTGCGTCAACGGCTTTTACGCCAACTTGGCTGAAATCTGTAACTTTTTTAGTGTAATATTCTTCGGCATTTTTCAGGTAGTACAACTGATAGGCGTAAGGTGCAGTAGGATTTGTGTTAGGGTCGAGCACGATTTTCCATCCGCGAACGAAATCTGCTGCTTCTACTGGGTCACCATTGCTCCATTGAGCATCACGCAGGTGGAAGGTATATACCAGACCGTCAGCGGAAACTTCCCATTTCTCAGCAATTCCGGGCTCAGCTTGACCAGTTTCGTCATTCATGCGGGTCAAACCTTCATACATCGTTTTCAAAACAGTATTTGCCTGGCTGTCTTGAGCTTGCGCTGGATCAAATGTAGGTGGTTCTGAAGTCAGGTTGACTCTAAGTGTTTGGTCAGCGGCCAATTTCTCGTCACCGGTGCCAGTGTTCGTGCTGCCTTCATTGCTTGGCGCGTTAGTCGCCGCAGCGTTGCCATTTTTTGCATTGTTGTTTCCGCCGCAGCCAGCAAGCACTGTGCCGATCACGAGAACCAATGCAATCATGAGTAATAGACTTTTACTCTTCTTCATCTAGCAGTTCCCCCTAAATAGAATGTGGTATATGGTTTATGATTATACAACCAGTGGTCAAAAAAATCTAGAGCAATATTTTCTGAAAACACATTTTTTTTAAAAGTTAAAAATTTTGTGACATTGACGCTTTACCGGAGCAATGGAACATTACATGGCTTGTGATATGTAATGGATAAGGCCTACGACCATAAACAGCACGTACATCGTTCCCATAAAAAAGAATGACAGTCTCCAAACAGCCCGAAATAACCGTTTTCCGTCCACATTGCCTTTGAGGCGATTCTGGGCGCCTCCAATCAGTCCAGCGGATATTAATACAATAAGTAGTATAAGATAAAACCCGAATTGCGTTTTGAAAATGGTATTGAACAAGGCCGACACGGAAAAAAATAAAAATACAGTCGTAATATCCATAGCGAGCAACAAGGTATTTCTCTTTTCTTTTCTGAGACCTACCCCTATGAAATATACAATTAAAAAAGGAACAACCGGAATAACGCTTAATGAAATGAACGAATTCCGCAGCAATTCCAAACAGCCTCACCTCTCCTTCACATTCATGCCTTCTACCAACCGGCAAATCCAGCGGTGTAAAGGGGCCGCGATACCAGCTCTATCCGCCATCGCCACAATGCTCCCGTTAATCCAGCGAATTTCCGTTGCTCTTGAAGCAAGAACATCGGCCAGCATCGATGAAGTGTTGCCCGAGGTCGCCCGGCAAACCTCCAGTATGCCTTCCCACGCATCAGCGTCATAAGCGATGCCGCAGGCATCATATACGCTCGCAGCCTCGCGGTACAGTTCTTTCATTAACTGTATACGTTCCCCGGAGGCCGTCAGTTCGCCGTTCTGAATACGCCAGATCGCTGTAAGCGGGTTGATCACAGCGTTGAATAGCAGCTTCCGGTAAATCATGGTATCCACTTCTTTCGACATCAATGCGCGGAATCCTGCTGCAACAAGTGCCTTAGTCAAACTAATTGCTGCTGTTTCCTCCTCCAATCCTCCTTTTGCTGGATTTATACTTCTTCTTTTTCCTATAAAGGTTTCCCCGGTCCCTGCATGAATAATCTCTGTTAATGATTTTCTTTTGGCCGCTTCTGTGGTCACTGCCACCCAGACCGAAGCCTGCGGCAAGAGCTCCTGAAGCAGCTCCAGATGGCCATTGCCATTCTGAAAACAAACCGCATAGAGTCTGGCATCCCGAAGAGGGGCAAGAATCTTTGGCAATGTATCGTGAAAAGCATTCTGTTTAAGCATAATCGCCGTCCAGTCTCCCGGGACCCGGATTACGGTTTCTGCAAATTTGTCTATATTGCCTGCCCGAAAGCTGCTGCCTGTAAGATGAAGAGGAAGGCTTCCGTCCTCATAGCTTATGGTGATGCCCTGCCGGGATAATTCCTCCGCCTGTTCGTCACTCCGGCACCACAGTCTGACCTCTGCACCGGCGTGAATAAGCTTCCCGGCCAGCAGAAGCCCAAGGGAGCCTGCGCCAATAATATCGATTTTCATGCTGACACCTGCCGCCTTTTCGCAATTTTCCTAATTATATCCTTCGTTCTCCGGCAAAAGCAAAACCGGTCCTGTAAATACAAAAAACCCGCAAACACGGGCCATAAGCCACTGCGTGCGGGATTTGACGAAGCATGTGAGTTTATTCAATCCGTTCCAGATTGCCGTTTGCGTCCATTTTGAACCGGGTCTTCATTTCCTCTTCTTCTTCATTAAGAAAAGCGAGCCTTCGCGCCCGGTCCATGATTTGGATAAGCGCCTTGTAATCGTCGTTGACGACACGGTAGTCACTCTGAGCAAGATTAACCTCTTTGGATAACCTTTCATTTTCCAGTCTAAGCTCTGTTAATTCATCTTCCTTCTCCCGCAGGTCCCTTTCGAGCATTTTGAGCTGGCGGCCTGCTTCCTGAAAGCTGCCCTTCCACTGTCTCAAGAACCGGATTACGGCATCAATGGACAATGAATTTTCACCCAGCTCCTCGCTGCGGCTGTATTCCTCTTCAATGTCTCCGAGAATGAGACCTGCAACCTGTGCGCCTCTGGCGGAAGGCTGCTTTTTCAAGTAACTCCGCTTCTGGCGTTGACTTTTGGCAATACCGATTGCATCTTCATAGCTTTTGCGAACACAGCTGTTCCAGCGAAATCCGCATGCCGCCGAGGTTCTGCCGATTTTTTCACCCACCTCTTCAAAAGCAGCAAGCTGTGTGCTGCCTTCCCGGATATGACGCAGCGTTATTTCGGCCAATATCAAATCATCTTCTGCGCTCCAAGCGTCCTGTCTAACGGCTGTCATAAAGCCTAACCCTCCTAACAACATCATGAAATAACCATCTTCATAACCGGCAGCTCCGCCGGATAGTGAATAGGATAAAAGCTGCTTACTCCATTTCTATGCCTCTATTAGAGTTCATAGAATCTATTTGATACTAAATTGTATTTCCATTTTGACGGGACATCATACTTGTTATGCTATAAATTCTCCATTTTCTTCATCAGGCGTGAAGTCTATAACAAAAATCATATTTATCTCCGATTCACAACTTTTTTTCAATGAATTCGTTTACACCGTTTGTTTCAGCAGTTATAATAAAGCTCAAATAAGGAATCGCCGGATACTACAGGAGGGGGATGTTCTCTTGGACCGCATGTTTCGTGTCTTGGGTTTTTTTACGCTCGTTATCGGACTCATGGCTTTTGCCGGGGATTTGAAGGAAATGGCCCTGCTTTTCTTTTTGCAAACCGCTTTTTTCGTCATCCTGGGATATATGAAATTTACGGAGAAGACCTACATCCTGCTTTTCTGGGGATATATGATTTTGACATTTACAGGCTTCAGCTACTGGACCATTTTTGAAATGGGTCTGCCGTTGTAAGCTCTTTTTTTGCCAACAGGAAACGGAGGCTGTTCCTTCCATAAGGAGCGCTTCCGTTTTTTTGTGCGAATACACTAGGTCCCGGATAGAAAAGAGGGTATGATATTTTAACAGGGCTAATCATAAGATTAGTACATACATATTCTGATCCTATAAGGTGGTGGAGTGGTGCAACCCCGCAATAATCGAAGCCGTTATACAGTTATGCTGCTGATCCTGCTCTGCTTCACTGTGCTGCCGCTGACGCCTCCTGCCTTTTTGTCCGCTGATCCCGGTACGGGCCTGACG
This genomic interval carries:
- the bshC gene encoding bacillithiol biosynthesis cysteine-adding enzyme BshC; this translates as MNVIPEPLPGGSALARDYIHHYEKVGHLYGGDFRSAESRAERAAWLDSTEGLRADRAGIAECLRQYNLKWNPHPAVMDSLALLEQQGTLVITAGQQSGLFTGPLFVIYKAITTIQAAKEAAAQLGRPVVPLFWIAGEDHDWDEVNHTFILNRTGEVTKLKLDKAGDLRSSVSNIKVEEESWQQIIEQLDGLLQDSEFKPQVMEVIRESSAAAGSLSEAFAKLMGSLFGRFGLILLDSADPGLRRLEAPMFQTLIKHNDELEAAYQAAAGEITDSGYELQAAVAAGSANLFYIHEGTRLLLHKEEGRFTDRKGTVSFSREELLEQLEARPEQFSNNVLTRPLMQDYVLPVLATVLGQGELAYWAIPRLAFKVAGEQMPLILPRMSFTVVEGTLHKHMDKYQLVFGDVLLGLDSKRKEWLAAQDELGLERRFEDTKAAFLAMYEPLIEQLGSIQAGLLKLGANNKDKILDQITFLQAKAQDAMEKQNEAALRQWERIELSLMPLGKLQERVYNVMFYLNRYGPAWLDELMKIPADYSGTHRIIYM
- a CDS encoding ABC transporter ATP-binding protein — encoded protein: MSKNLIEVEGLKKYFNVGKGKVLKAVDNINFTIREGETLGMVGESGCGKTTAGRTVLRLYEPTAGSVKYNGTDIYKLSAGKMKAMRRDMQMIFQDPYASLNPRFTVSDIIGEALDIHGMAGSRAERKKRIEELLDMVGLNHDHATRYPHEFSGGQRQRIGIARSLAVNPKFIVCDEPISALDVSIQAQVVNLLKELQDRLGLTYLFIAHDLSMVKHISDRVAVMYLGKMVELAESEELYANPIHPYTKSLLSAIPVPDPEVEANKKRIHLHDELGSPIYAAGEKTNDSDYQLVEVSKGHFVAKQYA
- a CDS encoding ABC transporter ATP-binding protein, with translation MEPILQVKDLHVSFFVKGGEVQAVRGMNFEVGKGETVAIVGESGSGKSVTAQSIMRLIPSPPSKVKKGEIIFQGQNLLDKSMKQMESIRGKDIGMIFQDPMTSLNPTIKVGKQITEVLIKHQKMSAAEAKERGVEMLKLVGIKNAEARFNQYPHEFSGGMRQRVMIAIALACRPALLIADEPTTALDVTIQAQIMEVMQDMQQKLGTSIILITHDLGVVAGMCDRVIVMYAGEVVETGTRWEIFKNPQHPYTKGLLRSMPRLDQKKGEPLIPIIGTPPDLIKPPVGCPFTARCSEAMHVCEQIDPGATEFSETHMARCWNLHSMAKEVQFV
- a CDS encoding ABC transporter permease, whose product is MASDKNIGSLDVNLKPEDFQKIGIDEKQAEVIQRESLSAWRDSWQRLRQNKMAMTALIVLGLIVLASLIGPLFSKYNYYSNDLLSTNKPPSSDHWFGTDDLGRDIFVRTWYGARISLIVGLAAAAIDLFIGVIYGGIMGFFGGRVDNVMNKISEILYSIPYLLVVILLLVVMEPSLGTIILALTITGWITMSWIVRGEIMQLKNREFVLASRSMGAGSKRLLFRHLLPNAVGPIIVTITLSVPNAIFAEAFLSFLGLGVQAPIASLGSMINDSLTGWLYYPWRFLFPAILISLTMLSFNIFGDGLRDALDPKLKK
- a CDS encoding ABC transporter permease; its protein translation is MVRYVANKFFYMLVSLFVLVSATFFLMKAIPGDPFTSEKKVPPEIKARLYEQYGLDKPLYHQYFKYLGEIAQGDLGVSMKRLNQDVTHLIGQTFSASLKLGVVAIIVSVIVGVILGMLAALYHRKFIDSAAMVLAVLGIAVPSFVVASLLQYVFAYKLHLFPVSGFKGPMYYFLPVAALSAQPIAFIARLTRSSMLEVLHADYIKTAKAKGLSWFTILSRHVLRNGILPIVTYMGPMTANIVTGSVVIEQIFGIGGIGKQFVEAIGVRDYTVIMGITIFYGILLMVARFITDIAYVLIDPRIKLSGGKEG
- a CDS encoding peptide ABC transporter substrate-binding protein; protein product: MKKSKSLLLMIALVLVIGTVLAGCGGNNNAKNGNAAATNAPSNEGSTNTGTGDEKLAADQTLRVNLTSEPPTFDPAQAQDSQANTVLKTMYEGLTRMNDETGQAEPGIAEKWEVSADGLVYTFHLRDAQWSNGDPVEAADFVRGWKIVLDPNTNPTAPYAYQLYYLKNAEEYYTKKVTDFSQVGVKAVDAKTLEVTLKAPTPYFLGLLSFYTYYPVHKSVEGNPKWATNKDTMITNGAFTLTEWTTGQAIQVTKNEKYWDAASIKLSKIDFSIVNSGATELLSYKNGELDRAGNPNGEIPSEQLPIVKKELPNEFVSKGIAATYYYYFNTTEKPFSNVKIRKALTMAINRQALIDNITLGGQLPAFGLVPPGIAGVDGEYRNTIKDSYFTEDVEQAKTLLAEGLKEEGLTALPPVELSYNTSENHKKIALAIADMWKNSLGITVNTVNQEWAVFIDNRQNQNYQIARAGWTADYNDPMTFLDMFVTGGGNNDAGYANPEYDKLIADAKASTDLAKRQEDFAAAEKMLIQDDMVIMPIYYYTNNSLTKEYLKGVTLDFSGAVDFTRGYLLEH
- a CDS encoding DUF3397 domain-containing protein; its protein translation is MELLRNSFISLSVIPVVPFLIVYFIGVGLRKEKRNTLLLAMDITTVFLFFSVSALFNTIFKTQFGFYLILLIVLISAGLIGGAQNRLKGNVDGKRLFRAVWRLSFFFMGTMYVLFMVVGLIHYISQAM
- a CDS encoding ketopantoate reductase family protein, whose amino-acid sequence is MKIDIIGAGSLGLLLAGKLIHAGAEVRLWCRSDEQAEELSRQGITISYEDGSLPLHLTGSSFRAGNIDKFAETVIRVPGDWTAIMLKQNAFHDTLPKILAPLRDARLYAVCFQNGNGHLELLQELLPQASVWVAVTTEAAKRKSLTEIIHAGTGETFIGKRRSINPAKGGLEEETAAISLTKALVAAGFRALMSKEVDTMIYRKLLFNAVINPLTAIWRIQNGELTASGERIQLMKELYREAASVYDACGIAYDADAWEGILEVCRATSGNTSSMLADVLASRATEIRWINGSIVAMADRAGIAAPLHRWICRLVEGMNVKER
- a CDS encoding RsfA family transcriptional regulator encodes the protein MTAVRQDAWSAEDDLILAEITLRHIREGSTQLAAFEEVGEKIGRTSAACGFRWNSCVRKSYEDAIGIAKSQRQKRSYLKKQPSARGAQVAGLILGDIEEEYSRSEELGENSLSIDAVIRFLRQWKGSFQEAGRQLKMLERDLREKEDELTELRLENERLSKEVNLAQSDYRVVNDDYKALIQIMDRARRLAFLNEEEEEMKTRFKMDANGNLERIE
- a CDS encoding DUF2626 domain-containing protein gives rise to the protein MDRMFRVLGFFTLVIGLMAFAGDLKEMALLFFLQTAFFVILGYMKFTEKTYILLFWGYMILTFTGFSYWTIFEMGLPL